atcataattatcctttgtgaggcgaggaaatgtgataacattgttggccatcatcttgtcgaaccaagctcttgataccaatttgttagaaataggaggttatgtatattatttgtggaagagaggattgatgatttagaagtttgattgatcttgaaggctttgtttattacttgatttgcttattgaattgctttgttgcttgattacaaatgagaggtgaatccatctatttatactacaccatggactagtctagaatacttcatcatctaatatctagatatttcctaagtattctcatgataattctagacttagatattttacaagattattctacacacattctacacactttcactactacatattacaagaagtttctacataatgggctataatcttgatccaaaatatttgtatacttgcaagcccaaatccaaaacaaatagcccacaatcaagtttagtttccaacatatTTCAGATTAAAATTCATTCATTAATCCTAATTAAATTTCATACATACTGAAGTTAAAAGCGTAGTCTAgaaactcatcttcatcaaacataTACTATATTACCAAGTATCATACTTCAGACTCAACTTAAACGCATTACTGAAATAAAGCAAGTGATGTTCTAACGGAAACGTTTAAGTGATTCAAGGCTTTCAACGTACGTACCACGACACGTGATTTCTTGGCACCCTTCAATTGTTACACTTGTGCATCTTCTCTCATCCATCTTGTGTATAAGAAATTCATTCCCATAATTATTACTCAACAAAATATCCCGATTGCTTACTTGAGCAAAGATATCATAAAACAGATGCATTACATTTTGAAAAATACTATGTTTCTTCCAAGAATTAGAAACTCCATACTCCTCCATCACCCATAATTCAGAACAGTGTGACCTACCACGCATAACAGCAACTAATTTCCTATCAAGAGCAAAGACCTGGAAACACTTAGGCCCATCATTATTTAATGAATATGGCAACTCCATTTCATGAAATTCTTCAGTAGCTAAACTAAAGGCAGCAATAGTCAATGTTGAGTGTCTGCTTGTTACTACATAGTGAAGATTATTGTTCAAGAGTACCCCTGGATGTCGACTATGGCGTTTAAGTTGTTGGTAAGGGAAATTAGGCAACTTGTTCCATGAATTGTTACGTAAACTATACACGTGTACAGAGTTGCAATTAAGATCAGAATCTGAAACGACTTTATAAGAAATTACTTTATAATCATCCTTGGAAAAATCATAACCAAATCCATATGTTCCACCAATACTTTTGCCACCAGAATCTGGAACTTTCAATGACTCTCGTGTGGTTGGATTGACTAAATAGAGGTTATCGTGTATATCACTGGCTAAAACAAGCCCGTTGCAAGACCCTAAAATTCGAAGCCATGGTTCCTGTAAATTCAGGCGTTTAGCAGCTACAGTTGCACGTGCGGTTTGGGTGCTGAATTGTTTAATACTGACTGAGTAGAGAAAATCCTCATCTTCCGGAACTAAAATCATGTGGGTGGGGTAGTTGTTTTCCTTGCAGTTACGAATATGGGTTCTAATAAAATCTGGCCTGGAAATCAGGGAGTGCCATCGTTTTGAAACGGATTTGAAACGGCCTAGGGATTTAGGT
This genomic window from Rutidosis leptorrhynchoides isolate AG116_Rl617_1_P2 chromosome 2, CSIRO_AGI_Rlap_v1, whole genome shotgun sequence contains:
- the LOC139889002 gene encoding F-box/kelch-repeat protein At3g06240-like; its protein translation is MSDPISALNHLPSDLIEEVLPFLPPKSLGRFKSVSKRWHSLISRPDFIRTHIRNCKENNYPTHMILVPEDEDFLYSVSIKQFSTQTARATVAAKRLNLQEPWLRILGSCNGLVLASDIHDNLYLVNPTTRESLKVPDSGGKSIGGTYGFGYDFSKDDYKVISYKVVSDSDLNCNSVHVYSLRNNSWNKLPNFPYQQLKRHSRHPGVLLNNNLHYVVTSRHSTLTIAAFSLATEEFHEMELPYSLNNDGPKCFQVFALDRKLVAVMRGRSHCSELWVMEEYGVSNSWKKHSIFQNVMHLFYDIFAQVSNRDILLSNNYGNEFLIHKMDERRCTSVTIEGCQEITCRGTYVESLESLKRFR